One region of Erwinia tracheiphila genomic DNA includes:
- the glmS gene encoding glutamine--fructose-6-phosphate transaminase (isomerizing): MCGIVGAVAQRDIAEILLEGLRRLEYRGYDSAGLAVVTAAGEVTRFRRLGKVKILAEAAESTPLPGGTGIAHTRWATHGEPSEANAHPHISEHIIIVHNGIIENHAQLREQLIARGYHFASETDTEVVAHLAHWEQQQGGSLREVVQRVVPQLRGAYGMVILDSRDPSVLVAARSGSPLVIGRGVGENFIASDQLALLPVTRCFIYLEEGDIAEVTRRDVTVFDHLGEKVLRSEIESTAQYDAGDKGIYRHYMQKEIYEQPMAIKNTLSGRFSHGAVDLSELGPQANQLLTQVEHIQIVACGTSYNSGMVSRYWFEALANLPCDVEIASEFRYRKSAVRKNSLLITLSQSGETADTLAALRLSKEFGYLGSLAICNVAGSSLVRESDLALMTKAGTEIGVASTKAFTTQLAVLLMLVAKIGRLKGMASEIEHDIVHALQALPSRIEQMLSQDKLIEALAEEFSDKHHALFLGRGDQYPVALEGALKLKEISYIHAEAYAAGELKHGPLALIDADMPVIVIAPNNELLEKLKSNIEEVRARGGLLYVFADRDAGFSNCDGMRIISLPHVEEIIAPVFYTVPLQLLSYHVALIKGTDVDQPRNLAKSVTVE; this comes from the coding sequence TCTTGGGAAAGTGAAGATACTGGCGGAAGCGGCAGAAAGTACGCCATTACCCGGCGGAACGGGAATTGCGCACACGCGCTGGGCAACGCACGGAGAACCTTCGGAAGCGAATGCCCATCCGCATATCTCTGAACATATCATCATTGTTCACAACGGCATTATCGAAAATCATGCACAGCTGCGTGAGCAGCTTATCGCCCGTGGCTACCATTTTGCGTCTGAGACGGACACCGAGGTGGTTGCTCATCTGGCTCATTGGGAACAGCAGCAGGGGGGGTCATTGCGAGAAGTGGTGCAGCGGGTTGTCCCCCAGTTACGCGGTGCTTATGGCATGGTTATTCTCGACAGCCGCGATCCCTCGGTGCTGGTAGCGGCTCGATCCGGCAGCCCGCTGGTGATTGGACGTGGCGTTGGAGAAAACTTCATTGCCTCAGACCAGCTTGCCCTGCTGCCTGTCACCCGCTGTTTTATTTATCTGGAAGAAGGGGATATCGCCGAGGTAACCCGCCGCGACGTGACGGTTTTCGATCACCTTGGCGAAAAGGTACTGCGCAGTGAAATCGAATCTACTGCGCAGTATGATGCGGGGGATAAGGGCATTTATCGCCACTATATGCAAAAGGAGATTTACGAGCAGCCGATGGCGATTAAAAACACCCTTAGCGGGCGTTTCAGTCACGGGGCAGTTGATCTTTCCGAACTGGGACCACAGGCGAACCAGTTACTGACGCAGGTTGAACATATTCAGATCGTTGCCTGCGGTACTTCTTACAATTCTGGTATGGTTTCCCGCTACTGGTTTGAAGCTCTGGCGAATCTGCCGTGTGACGTGGAGATTGCCTCGGAGTTCCGCTACCGCAAATCGGCCGTGCGCAAAAACAGTTTACTGATTACGCTTTCGCAATCCGGTGAAACGGCGGATACGCTGGCTGCATTGCGCCTGTCAAAGGAGTTTGGCTACCTTGGATCGCTGGCCATTTGTAACGTGGCTGGCTCTTCGTTGGTACGCGAGTCCGATCTTGCGCTGATGACCAAAGCGGGGACGGAAATCGGTGTTGCCTCCACCAAAGCCTTTACCACACAGTTAGCGGTATTGCTGATGCTGGTGGCAAAAATTGGCCGTCTCAAGGGCATGGCGTCAGAAATCGAGCACGATATTGTTCACGCGCTTCAGGCGTTGCCCAGCCGTATCGAGCAAATGTTGTCGCAGGATAAGCTGATAGAAGCGCTGGCAGAAGAGTTTTCTGATAAGCACCACGCGCTGTTCCTGGGGCGTGGCGATCAGTATCCTGTCGCGCTGGAAGGCGCGCTTAAGCTGAAAGAAATCTCTTACATCCATGCTGAAGCTTACGCGGCAGGCGAGCTGAAGCATGGGCCACTGGCGCTGATTGATGCTGATATGCCAGTGATTGTCATTGCGCCAAATAACGAGCTGCTGGAGAAACTGAAGTCGAATATTGAGGAAGTCCGTGCCCGTGGCGGCCTGCTGTATGTTTTTGCAGACAGGGATGCCGGGTTCAGCAACTGCGATGGAATGCGCATTATATCGCTGCCCCATGTTGAAGAAATTATCGCGCCGGTTTTCTATACGGTGCCGCTGCAACTGCTCTCTTACCACGTTGCACTGATTAAAGGGACAGATGTCGATCAGCCGCGTAACTTGGCTAAATCAGTTACTGTGGAATGA
- the pstS gene encoding phosphate ABC transporter substrate-binding protein PstS, whose amino-acid sequence MTLMQKTVARCVAVALSLTAVSALAATNLTGAGGTFPAPVYNKWAADYNKVTGAKVNYQGIGSSGGVKQIIAKTVDFGASDAPMKEEDLAKNGLFQFPTVIGGVVLAVNIPGIKSGQLILDGKTVGDIYLGTIKKWNDPAITKLNPDVKLPDSNINVVRRADGSGTSFVFTSYLSKVNSDWSSKIGKGNTVNWPTGLGGKGNDGVAAFVQRLPGSIGYVEYAYAKQNNLAYTKLVDADGKPVEPSEQSFSDAAKGADWSQSFAQNLTFQKGNNAWPITSTTFILVKKEQVSADKGEAVLKFFDWAYKNGGKTTTSLDYAPLPDSVVTRIRAAWKTNVKDSAGKALY is encoded by the coding sequence ATGACTCTGATGCAAAAAACGGTGGCTCGTTGCGTGGCAGTTGCCCTTTCTCTGACCGCTGTTTCAGCACTTGCTGCGACGAATCTGACTGGTGCTGGCGGCACGTTCCCTGCACCCGTTTATAACAAGTGGGCAGCAGATTACAACAAAGTGACTGGAGCAAAGGTTAACTATCAGGGGATTGGTTCTTCCGGCGGCGTGAAACAGATCATTGCTAAAACGGTGGATTTTGGTGCGTCCGATGCACCGATGAAAGAAGAAGATTTAGCTAAAAACGGTTTGTTCCAGTTCCCAACCGTGATTGGAGGGGTGGTGCTGGCGGTAAATATTCCGGGCATCAAATCAGGTCAGCTCATTCTTGATGGCAAAACCGTAGGGGATATTTATCTCGGCACTATTAAAAAATGGAACGATCCGGCTATCACTAAACTTAACCCCGATGTGAAACTGCCAGACAGCAATATCAACGTGGTGCGCCGCGCTGACGGTTCCGGCACCTCTTTCGTCTTTACCAGCTATCTGTCAAAAGTGAACAGCGACTGGAGCAGCAAAATTGGCAAAGGTAACACCGTAAACTGGCCAACGGGTTTGGGTGGTAAAGGCAATGATGGCGTGGCGGCGTTTGTTCAGCGTCTGCCCGGCTCAATTGGATACGTGGAATACGCCTACGCTAAACAGAATAATCTGGCCTATACCAAACTTGTTGATGCCGATGGCAAACCGGTTGAACCCAGTGAGCAGAGCTTTAGCGATGCGGCAAAAGGCGCAGACTGGAGTCAATCTTTCGCCCAGAATTTGACTTTCCAGAAAGGAAACAATGCCTGGCCAATTACCTCCACCACTTTCATCCTGGTAAAAAAAGAGCAGGTCAGCGCGGATAAAGGTGAGGCAGTACTGAAGTTCTTCGACTGGGCATATAAGAACGGTGGCAAAACCACCACCAGCCTCGATTATGCTCCACTGCCAGATTCCGTGGTTACAAGGATCCGCGCTGCCTGGAAAACCAATGTAAAAGACAGCGCAGGTAAAGCGCTTTACTAA
- the pstC gene encoding phosphate ABC transporter permease PstC codes for MATTRLIFKAPGKQGDIIFGALVKLAALIVLLLLGGIIVSLIISSWPSIQKFGFAFLWSKTWDAPNEQFGALVPIYGTIVTSIIALIIAVPVSFGIALFLTELSPNWLRRPLGVAIELLAAIPSIVYGMWGLFIFAPLFATYFQTPLGNVMSNIPIIGALFSGPAFGIGILAAGIILAIMIIPYIASVMRDVFEQTPVMMKESAYGIGCTTWEVIWRIVLPFTKNGVIGGVMLGLGRALGETMAVTFIIGNTYQLDSPSLFMPGNSITSALANEFAEAESGVHTAVLMELGLILFVITFIVLACSKLMILRLAKSEGARS; via the coding sequence ATGGCTACAACCCGACTGATATTTAAAGCCCCCGGCAAACAGGGCGATATTATTTTCGGTGCGCTGGTTAAACTGGCTGCGCTGATTGTATTGTTGTTACTCGGCGGCATTATTGTTTCGCTTATTATCTCTTCCTGGCCCAGCATTCAGAAGTTTGGCTTCGCTTTTTTATGGAGTAAAACCTGGGATGCTCCCAACGAACAATTTGGTGCGCTGGTGCCGATCTACGGCACTATTGTCACCTCAATCATCGCCCTGATCATTGCCGTCCCGGTCAGCTTTGGTATTGCACTGTTTCTGACGGAACTGTCACCCAACTGGCTGCGTCGTCCGCTCGGTGTCGCCATTGAGCTGCTGGCAGCGATTCCCAGTATTGTTTACGGTATGTGGGGATTGTTTATCTTCGCCCCGCTGTTTGCGACTTATTTCCAGACGCCACTCGGCAACGTGATGTCAAATATTCCCATTATCGGGGCGCTCTTCTCCGGGCCGGCATTCGGTATCGGCATCCTGGCTGCCGGGATAATTTTGGCGATAATGATCATTCCTTACATTGCTTCCGTCATGCGCGATGTATTTGAGCAGACGCCGGTAATGATGAAAGAGTCCGCATACGGCATTGGCTGTACCACCTGGGAAGTGATCTGGCGCATCGTGTTACCGTTCACCAAAAATGGCGTCATTGGTGGCGTGATGTTGGGGCTGGGCCGTGCTCTGGGTGAAACTATGGCGGTGACCTTTATTATTGGTAACACCTACCAGCTCGACAGCCCGTCGCTGTTTATGCCGGGCAACAGCATTACCTCAGCGCTGGCAAATGAATTTGCGGAAGCGGAATCTGGCGTGCATACGGCTGTGCTGATGGAGCTGGGCCTTATTCTGTTTGTGATTACCTTTATCGTTCTCGCCTGTTCCAAACTGATGATCCTCAGACTGGCAAAAAGTGAAGGAGCGCGCTCATGA
- the pstA gene encoding phosphate ABC transporter permease PstA, which produces MTAMELQARVELAASRRKMQAWRRVKNRIALTLSLLTMAFGPFWLIWILWATVTRGFDGMSLTLFTESTPPPNTAGGGLANAMVGSGLMIFWATVAGTPLGIMAGIYLAEYGRKFWLSEVIRFINDILLSAPSIVVGLFVYTLVVARMQHFTGLAGVVALALLQIPIVIRTTENMLKLVPDSLREAAYALGTPKWKMISAITLKASISGILTGVLLAVARIAGETAPLLFTSLSNQFWSTDMMQPLANLPVTIFKFAMSPFAQWQGLAWAGVLLITVCVLLLNILARVIFAKGKH; this is translated from the coding sequence ATGACCGCGATGGAGCTTCAGGCACGGGTCGAACTGGCCGCGTCACGCCGTAAGATGCAGGCCTGGCGGCGCGTTAAGAACCGCATTGCCCTAACCCTCTCTCTGCTGACTATGGCCTTCGGTCCGTTCTGGCTGATATGGATCCTCTGGGCCACGGTAACTCGGGGTTTCGACGGCATGAGCCTGACGCTGTTTACCGAAAGCACGCCGCCGCCGAATACCGCAGGTGGTGGACTGGCCAATGCGATGGTAGGCAGCGGCCTGATGATATTCTGGGCAACCGTCGCAGGCACACCGCTTGGGATCATGGCGGGGATTTATCTGGCGGAATATGGCCGTAAATTCTGGCTGTCTGAGGTGATTCGTTTTATCAACGATATCCTGCTCTCCGCGCCTTCTATCGTGGTTGGGCTGTTTGTCTACACACTGGTGGTGGCCCGAATGCAGCATTTCACCGGCCTTGCCGGGGTGGTCGCGCTGGCGCTGTTGCAGATCCCCATCGTTATTCGCACCACCGAAAACATGCTGAAACTGGTACCAGACAGCCTGCGTGAAGCGGCCTATGCGTTGGGAACGCCCAAGTGGAAGATGATTTCAGCTATCACGCTAAAAGCGTCGATTTCAGGAATTTTGACTGGCGTACTGTTGGCGGTGGCGCGTATCGCCGGGGAAACGGCACCCTTGCTGTTTACTTCGCTATCGAATCAGTTCTGGAGCACGGACATGATGCAGCCGCTGGCTAACCTGCCAGTGACCATCTTCAAATTTGCCATGAGTCCCTTTGCGCAATGGCAGGGTCTTGCCTGGGCTGGCGTGCTGCTGATTACCGTCTGTGTGCTGCTGCTGAATATACTGGCGCGCGTGATCTTTGCCAAAGGCAAACATTAA
- the pstB gene encoding phosphate ABC transporter ATP-binding protein PstB: MADNSSAKMIQVRDLNFYYGKFHALKNINLDITKNQVTAFIGPSGCGKSTLLRTFNKMFSLYPEQRAEGEILLDGENILTASQDISLLRARVGMVFQKPTPFPMSIYDNIAFGVRLFEKLSRADMDERVQWALSKAALWTETKDKLHQSGYSLSGGQQQRLCIARGIAIRPEVLLLDEPCSALDPISTGRIEELITELKQDYTVVIVTHNMQQAARCSDHTAFMYLGELIEFSDTDTLFTKPYQKQTEDYITGRYG; the protein is encoded by the coding sequence ATGGCTGACAACAGTTCCGCTAAGATGATTCAGGTTCGCGATTTGAACTTCTATTACGGAAAATTCCATGCGCTGAAAAATATCAACCTGGATATTACTAAAAACCAGGTGACGGCATTCATTGGCCCATCCGGCTGCGGCAAATCCACCCTGCTGCGCACCTTTAACAAAATGTTTTCTCTTTATCCTGAGCAGCGGGCAGAGGGTGAGATTCTGCTCGACGGCGAAAACATTCTGACGGCCAGCCAGGATATCTCACTATTGCGCGCCAGAGTTGGAATGGTTTTTCAAAAACCCACGCCCTTCCCCATGTCTATTTACGACAATATTGCCTTCGGCGTGCGCCTGTTTGAAAAGCTCTCCCGGGCTGATATGGATGAACGCGTGCAGTGGGCGTTAAGCAAGGCTGCCCTGTGGACCGAGACCAAAGATAAGCTGCACCAGAGTGGTTATAGCCTGTCTGGTGGCCAGCAGCAGCGGTTGTGTATTGCGCGCGGCATTGCCATTCGCCCGGAAGTTTTGCTGCTTGATGAACCCTGCTCGGCGCTGGACCCCATTTCCACCGGACGAATTGAAGAGTTAATTACCGAGCTGAAGCAGGATTACACCGTGGTGATTGTGACGCACAATATGCAGCAGGCAGCGCGCTGTTCCGATCACACCGCGTTTATGTATCTGGGCGAATTAATCGAATTTAGCGATACCGACACGTTGTTTACCAAGCCTTATCAGAAGCAAACTGAAGATTATATTACCGGCCGCTACGGTTGA
- the phoU gene encoding phosphate signaling complex protein PhoU gives MDNLNLNKHISGQFNAELEHIRTQVLTMGGLVEQQLTNAIIAMHNQDGELAQRVIDGDNKVNMMEVSIDEACVRIIAKRQPAASDLRLVMAIIKAISELERIGDVAEKISRTALEKFGQQHQPLLVSLESLGYHTIQMLHDVLDAFARMDVNAAIDVYREDKKVDQEYESIVRQLMTYMMEDPRTIPSVLTALFCARAIERIGDRCQNICEIIFYFVKGQDFRHVGGDQLDKLLTGDKDNSNLPA, from the coding sequence ATGGATAACCTGAATCTGAATAAACACATCTCCGGTCAGTTCAACGCCGAGCTGGAGCATATTCGTACCCAGGTGCTGACCATGGGAGGGCTGGTGGAGCAGCAGCTGACCAACGCCATTATTGCCATGCACAATCAGGATGGTGAGCTGGCGCAGCGGGTCATTGATGGCGACAACAAGGTCAATATGATGGAGGTTTCCATTGATGAGGCCTGCGTACGTATTATTGCCAAACGCCAGCCTGCCGCCAGTGACCTGCGGCTGGTAATGGCGATTATCAAAGCTATTTCTGAGCTGGAACGTATTGGTGACGTAGCCGAGAAAATCAGTCGTACCGCGCTTGAAAAATTTGGTCAACAGCATCAGCCGCTGCTGGTTAGCCTGGAATCATTGGGCTACCACACCATTCAGATGTTGCATGATGTGCTGGATGCGTTTGCACGAATGGATGTGAATGCCGCCATTGATGTTTATCGCGAAGACAAAAAGGTGGATCAAGAATATGAGAGCATCGTGCGCCAGCTGATGACCTATATGATGGAAGATCCGCGCACTATTCCCAGCGTGCTGACTGCACTGTTTTGCGCCAGGGCCATTGAGCGAATCGGTGATCGTTGTCAGAACATCTGTGAAATTATCTTCTATTTTGTCAAAGGTCAGGATTTTCGTCATGTTGGCGGCGACCAGCTTGATAAGCTGCTGACTGGCGATAAGGACAACAGCAACCTTCCTGCCTGA
- a CDS encoding serine/threonine transporter — MNNTMIGALPKKSISYWCKTDIMWMLGLYGTAIGAGVLFLPINAGIGGLIPLIIMAFLAFPITFFAHRGLTRFVLSGKNVEGDITEVVEEHFGISAGKLITLLYFFAIYPILLVYSVAITNTVESFITNQMHMNAPPRTLLSLILILGLMTLVHFGQDIIVKAMSILVFPFVAVLMALAFYLIPHWNASIFENISLSGNAPGHGMLMTLWLVIPVMVFSFNHSPIISSFAVAKHKEYGNDAEKKCSRILAVSHIMMVISVMFFVFSCVLSLSPADLLEAKAQNISILSYLANHFSSPMIEYIAPFIAFIAITKSFLGHYLGAREGFNGMVIKSLRSKGKTIALSTLNRYTGIFMLLTSWLVATLNPSILGMIETLGGPIIAMLLFLMPMYAIHKVPAMKKYSGHISNVFVVIMGLIAMSAIVFSLVG, encoded by the coding sequence ATGAACAATACAATGATCGGGGCTTTGCCTAAAAAATCGATAAGTTACTGGTGCAAAACTGACATCATGTGGATGTTAGGGTTGTATGGTACAGCAATTGGTGCAGGTGTTCTTTTTCTTCCTATTAATGCTGGAATTGGCGGATTAATTCCGTTAATTATTATGGCATTTCTCGCCTTCCCGATTACTTTCTTTGCTCATCGCGGATTAACTCGTTTTGTTCTATCCGGTAAAAATGTGGAGGGTGATATTACCGAGGTGGTGGAAGAACATTTCGGTATTTCGGCAGGTAAACTGATTACGCTGCTGTATTTTTTCGCCATTTATCCTATTTTGCTGGTGTACAGTGTGGCGATCACAAATACGGTTGAGAGTTTTATAACTAACCAGATGCATATGAATGCGCCCCCGCGTACGCTGCTTTCACTTATTCTGATTCTCGGCTTAATGACGCTTGTCCATTTCGGCCAGGATATAATCGTCAAAGCGATGAGTATTCTGGTGTTTCCGTTTGTTGCTGTGCTGATGGCGCTGGCATTTTACCTTATCCCTCACTGGAATGCCTCAATATTTGAAAATATCTCCCTTTCCGGTAACGCCCCAGGGCACGGCATGCTCATGACCCTCTGGCTGGTCATTCCGGTCATGGTGTTTTCCTTCAATCACTCGCCGATCATCTCTTCTTTTGCTGTCGCAAAACATAAAGAATACGGTAATGACGCCGAGAAAAAATGTTCGCGCATTCTGGCAGTTAGCCACATCATGATGGTTATCTCGGTGATGTTCTTTGTCTTCAGCTGTGTCCTGAGTCTGTCGCCAGCCGACCTGCTGGAAGCAAAAGCTCAGAACATTTCAATCTTGTCTTATTTAGCTAACCATTTCTCAAGCCCGATGATTGAATATATCGCGCCATTCATTGCTTTTATTGCGATTACTAAATCTTTCCTTGGCCATTATCTGGGGGCGCGTGAAGGTTTCAACGGTATGGTAATTAAGTCGCTGCGCAGCAAGGGTAAAACGATTGCGCTGTCAACGCTGAATCGGTATACCGGCATCTTTATGTTGTTAACTTCCTGGCTGGTCGCAACGCTGAACCCTAGTATTCTGGGAATGATTGAAACCCTCGGCGGCCCGATTATTGCGATGCTGCTATTTCTGATGCCAATGTATGCTATCCACAAAGTTCCGGCGATGAAAAAATACAGCGGCCACATCAGTAATGTGTTTGTTGTGATTATGGGTCTGATTGCCATGTCAGCCATTGTATTCAGCTTGGTCGGTTAA